In the Polyangiaceae bacterium genome, one interval contains:
- a CDS encoding RNA 2'-phosphotransferase, producing the protein MTPEARRKKSKLLSFLLRHRPDMVGLRLDAGGWLGCTELLEAIAREGFSLTEEELREVVATSDKARFEMSADGKRVRAVQGHSVDVELGYRAETPPELLFHGTSAGAVPSILRSGLDPRSRVHVHLSPDRASAEIVARRRSTPVVLIVHAGDMARAGHELFRAPNGVWLTKRVPPAFISER; encoded by the coding sequence ATGACGCCCGAGGCGCGACGCAAGAAGAGCAAGCTCTTGAGCTTTCTGCTGCGTCATCGGCCGGACATGGTGGGACTCCGTCTCGACGCGGGCGGCTGGCTCGGTTGCACCGAGCTGCTGGAGGCCATCGCGCGCGAGGGTTTCTCTCTCACGGAAGAAGAACTTCGCGAAGTCGTCGCGACGAGTGACAAGGCGCGCTTCGAGATGAGCGCCGACGGCAAACGCGTCCGCGCAGTGCAGGGACATTCCGTCGACGTGGAGCTGGGCTACCGCGCCGAGACGCCTCCGGAGCTTCTGTTCCACGGCACGAGCGCCGGAGCGGTGCCGAGCATCCTGCGCAGTGGTCTCGACCCGCGTAGCCGCGTGCACGTGCACCTCAGCCCGGACCGCGCGAGTGCCGAGATCGTCGCACGACGTCGATCCACGCCCGTGGTGCTGATCGTCCACGCCGGCGACATGGCCCGCGCCGGCCACGAGCTGTTTCGCGCGCCCAACGGCGTATGGCTCACCAAGCGCGTTCCGCCGGCGTTCATCAGCGAGCGCTAG
- a CDS encoding LysR family transcriptional regulator: MDIPFQDALELGRLRSFLVFAEHCNFTRAARELALTQPALFAQVKRLATDLGVELYRRKGRSLELSPEGVRVQRFAREWIERSGDFVRELHGVAPARSVRLAAGEGAYLYLLGAAIREHRRLSPFALRLLTRDAPGTLQSLRSGEADAGVAALTELPQDLHTETLRSVGQNLVLPRGHALAKKRRVTLDDLEDQALIVPPVGRPHRTALARALLGAGVSWRVAVEVSGWELMLHLVQLGLGIAVVNDIVRVPRGLVARPLRGLSSIRYQLITRPGERHESVVELCALLRKHAHR; this comes from the coding sequence ATGGATATACCTTTTCAGGATGCCCTGGAACTCGGCCGGCTGCGTTCCTTCCTCGTGTTCGCGGAACACTGCAACTTCACTCGCGCAGCCCGGGAGTTGGCGCTGACGCAGCCTGCTCTCTTCGCGCAAGTGAAGCGACTGGCGACGGATCTGGGCGTCGAACTGTATCGCCGCAAAGGCCGCAGTTTGGAGCTCAGTCCCGAAGGCGTGCGCGTGCAGCGCTTTGCCCGAGAGTGGATCGAGCGCAGTGGTGATTTCGTGCGAGAGCTTCACGGCGTCGCACCGGCACGCAGCGTGCGCCTGGCGGCGGGCGAAGGCGCGTATCTGTACCTCCTGGGCGCTGCGATCCGCGAGCATCGCCGCCTCTCGCCCTTCGCCTTGCGGCTACTGACTCGAGACGCGCCGGGCACGCTGCAGAGTCTTCGCAGCGGGGAGGCCGACGCGGGCGTCGCCGCCCTGACGGAGCTGCCCCAGGACTTGCATACGGAGACGCTGCGCTCCGTCGGGCAGAACCTGGTGTTGCCGCGTGGGCACGCGCTGGCGAAGAAGCGGCGTGTGACCCTCGATGACTTGGAGGACCAGGCGTTGATCGTGCCGCCAGTCGGGCGGCCCCACCGTACCGCGCTGGCGCGCGCGCTACTCGGTGCCGGTGTGAGTTGGCGAGTGGCAGTGGAGGTCAGCGGTTGGGAACTGATGCTGCACTTGGTGCAACTCGGCCTGGGGATCGCTGTCGTGAACGACATCGTGCGCGTGCCGCGGGGGTTGGTGGCGCGGCCGCTGCGCGGGCTTTCTTCGATTCGCTACCAGCTGATCACGCGCCCAGGCGAACGCCACGAGTCGGTGGTCGAGCTCTGCGCATTACTGCGCAAGCACGCCCACCGCTAG
- a CDS encoding DUF4190 domain-containing protein, which yields MGYGHQPPGGYGPPGSPGGYGPPPGGYGPPGQPPGYGGPPGGFNPPQGGYGAPPGYGAPPGGMGGGPQMDPVAIVSLVIGILSLPLHFCCYLGWPVGIIAIICSIVSLVRINGSNGKLTGKGLAIGGIVAALLGFLMMIAIFVIWGAAVMISSV from the coding sequence ATGGGCTATGGGCATCAACCGCCGGGCGGATATGGGCCGCCGGGGTCGCCGGGTGGATACGGACCGCCACCGGGTGGGTACGGACCACCGGGGCAGCCGCCGGGGTACGGGGGACCGCCGGGTGGATTCAATCCGCCGCAGGGCGGATATGGTGCGCCGCCCGGGTACGGCGCGCCGCCTGGAGGCATGGGCGGTGGGCCGCAGATGGACCCGGTGGCGATCGTCTCGCTCGTCATCGGCATCCTCAGCTTGCCCTTGCACTTTTGCTGCTACCTGGGCTGGCCGGTGGGCATCATCGCCATCATCTGCTCCATCGTCTCGCTCGTGCGCATCAATGGATCGAACGGCAAGCTGACGGGCAAAGGCCTCGCCATCGGCGGCATCGTCGCGGCACTGCTCGGCTTCTTGATGATGATCGCGATCTTCGTGATTTGGGGTGCCGCGGTCATGATTTCGTCGGTGTGA
- the arsM gene encoding arsenite methyltransferase, with protein MRQRIPLQPKEIQEMSNTPCCAPGCCGPAARTDLAEGEDAIREQVRSQYAHVARRGGGDQAHDVSRALGYSEAELSAVPEDANLGVGCGNPTAIASLNAGETVLDLGAGAGLDAFIAATKVGKDGRVIGVDMTPEMLARARSNAVKHGVADRVEFREGVIEDLPVVADSVDVVISNCVINLSPDKPRVFREAFRVLKPGGRLAVSDIALTEPLPQQIQEHAALYAACIGGAMLIDDYVAAIEAAGFTEIKVNGRDAGAMLEGWLEDPLVASVVEDVGADVVRRAASTVKSYAVEARKP; from the coding sequence ATGAGGCAGCGAATCCCCCTTCAACCAAAGGAAATCCAGGAAATGTCGAATACTCCGTGTTGTGCCCCGGGCTGCTGCGGCCCCGCTGCCCGAACCGACCTCGCTGAAGGCGAAGACGCGATCCGCGAACAAGTGCGCTCCCAGTACGCGCACGTCGCTCGCCGAGGCGGCGGCGACCAGGCCCACGACGTGTCTCGCGCCCTTGGCTATTCGGAGGCCGAGCTGAGCGCCGTGCCCGAGGACGCGAATCTGGGCGTCGGTTGCGGAAACCCGACCGCCATCGCCTCCCTGAACGCGGGCGAGACGGTGCTCGATCTCGGCGCTGGCGCTGGGCTCGACGCCTTCATCGCGGCAACGAAGGTCGGAAAAGACGGGCGCGTCATCGGTGTCGACATGACCCCGGAGATGCTCGCCCGCGCGCGCTCCAACGCCGTCAAACACGGCGTGGCGGATCGCGTGGAGTTTCGCGAAGGTGTGATCGAGGATCTACCCGTCGTAGCCGACAGCGTCGACGTCGTTATCTCCAACTGCGTGATCAACCTCAGCCCCGACAAGCCTCGTGTTTTTCGCGAAGCCTTTCGCGTGCTCAAGCCGGGCGGTCGGTTGGCGGTTTCCGACATCGCCCTGACCGAGCCGCTGCCTCAGCAAATCCAGGAGCACGCCGCGCTCTACGCCGCGTGCATTGGTGGCGCGATGCTGATCGACGACTACGTGGCGGCCATCGAAGCCGCGGGCTTCACCGAGATCAAGGTCAACGGTCGCGACGCCGGCGCCATGTTGGAAGGCTGGCTGGAAGATCCCCTGGTGGCGTCCGTGGTGGAGGACGTCGGCGCGGATGTCGTGCGCCGTGCCGCTTCTACCGTGAAGAGCTACGCCGTCGAAGCGCGCAAGCCATGA
- a CDS encoding MarR family winged helix-turn-helix transcriptional regulator, whose protein sequence is MTDFTTDLLAIFRKFGLFERDQICCGTVTVPQCIVLQTLLEGANDINGLAESSGVTASAMTRLVDGLERNDWVTRQRGADDRRRIVVELTPGGEQEARRLRALTEASVNAVLQAIPTDKHAQVTESVRLIREALDRAGRAATKCCG, encoded by the coding sequence ATGACGGACTTCACGACCGACCTGCTCGCCATCTTCCGCAAGTTCGGGTTGTTCGAGCGCGACCAGATCTGCTGCGGCACCGTCACGGTGCCGCAGTGCATCGTGCTGCAAACGCTGCTGGAAGGCGCAAACGACATCAATGGCCTGGCGGAAAGCTCCGGGGTGACCGCCAGCGCGATGACGCGCTTGGTGGATGGCCTGGAACGCAACGACTGGGTCACGCGTCAGCGTGGCGCCGACGATCGGCGGCGCATCGTCGTGGAGCTGACGCCGGGTGGCGAGCAAGAAGCGCGGCGGCTGCGCGCCCTGACCGAAGCGAGCGTCAACGCGGTGTTGCAGGCCATCCCTACCGACAAGCACGCACAAGTGACCGAGTCCGTGCGCCTGATTCGCGAGGCACTGGACCGCGCTGGACGAGCGGCGACGAAGTGCTGCGGTTGA
- a CDS encoding VTT domain-containing protein, whose protein sequence is MARARSRYQLGLVLFVAAGLLTAHQLGVFQHFHDPKQLARDLVALGPWGYAIFIGAYTVLQPFGVPGTVFIIAAPLIWPWPTAFALSMAGTMAASVVGFSFARFVARDWIASKIPTRFRSYDEALAERGFVTVMTLRFIFWMPPLLHAFFGVSKVPFWTHFWGSAVGYIVPLLATAYFGEKLFAIMSGMSLQNWLVVVLVVAATVLTVWWFRRSRNRARPVDG, encoded by the coding sequence ATGGCCCGCGCGCGCTCCCGCTACCAGCTCGGTCTGGTGCTGTTCGTCGCCGCTGGGCTACTCACCGCGCACCAGCTCGGCGTGTTCCAGCATTTTCACGATCCGAAGCAACTGGCGCGGGATCTGGTGGCGCTCGGGCCCTGGGGCTACGCGATCTTCATCGGTGCCTACACCGTGCTGCAACCCTTCGGTGTGCCCGGCACCGTGTTCATCATCGCGGCGCCGTTGATCTGGCCTTGGCCCACGGCCTTTGCCCTGTCGATGGCCGGGACGATGGCCGCCAGCGTGGTGGGCTTTTCCTTCGCGCGCTTCGTAGCCCGGGACTGGATCGCCTCCAAGATCCCAACGCGCTTTCGCAGCTACGACGAAGCGCTGGCGGAGCGCGGCTTCGTGACGGTCATGACGCTGCGCTTCATCTTTTGGATGCCGCCCTTGCTTCACGCCTTCTTCGGGGTGTCGAAGGTCCCCTTCTGGACGCACTTCTGGGGATCGGCGGTCGGCTACATCGTGCCGCTGCTGGCCACCGCGTACTTTGGCGAGAAGCTGTTCGCGATCATGAGCGGCATGTCCCTACAGAACTGGCTCGTCGTCGTGCTCGTAGTGGCGGCCACCGTGCTCACGGTGTGGTGGTTTCGGCGTTCGCGGAATCGAGCGCGACCGGTGGATGGTTGA